The genomic interval CAAGAGCTTACGCACATCAATACCGCAATAAATGACTTCAACACACGGGTTGATAAGATAGAGGAGAGACTTTCAACGTTAGAATTACGTATTGCCGATTGTCCGAACGCCTCTGTGGTTTCCGCGGACCAAGATATAATAACGCAACTACGACAAGAACTAAACGAAAAAGAGcaagaaaatcttttaaatgaCGTTGTTATACAGGGCCTAGCGGAAAAGTCAGCGGAAAATACAGTTCAGATTGTCAGCTTGGTGGCGTCCAAAATCGGTATTACGCTGGATGACAGGGACATAGTCTCAGCTGAGCGAGCGGGGCCCCGCCGCGGTCTCAATGAAGGCGAGGAGCGACCGCACCCCCGGCCGCTCATTGTGCGCCTCGCTAGACGTGCGGTGCGCGGTCAGCTACTGCGGGCGGCACGAGTGCGTCGTACTGTGGACTCGACGGGTATTATTGAAGGACAGCCGCgacgtttttatattaataaacgtcTGACAAGGACGAACGCTCAGCTATTCTTTAAGGCTCGCGAAGAAGGTCGACGGAAAGCGTGGAAGTTCATCTGGACAAATGCAGGTCGTATCTTTGTCCGAAAAGATGCCAACTCCATGTCTCATCGCATACGTTCTGAAAAtgatataatgaaattttttgGAGTCGATTAAATTGGAAACTCATGTATACTGGCACTCACAatgtattcttaattttaatttttacattagcTAAATTGTATACTTCATATTTCGTTTTTCTAAGCAAGTATGTACAACTTAGTCAACATCTTGCAAAAATCTGTAGaatcgttataataatatttattattattttagaaaattatattatattcttttgttatttttatatctcaatACTGTGTCGAATAGGAGTGTGCAACTATGGTATAATGATAAGGTATTGTTTTGTtgctatatatttgtttttaactcatatatttttaataacttatacaactacaatttataaatatacatatatacataaatactcattatataaaaatattacaattctattaaaacttacaattttactaatgtttatatgtatagtatacttttattttagaacatgCAAATTATATGACATCTACCCtatctttacaatatatataaaaactaaaaagtataattggttgtatattaaattttttaacaaatcgCTTAAATGTTGCAATGttgaataataagaaattaaaaattggcTTCCTAAATAAGGGTTCATTAAGAACTAGGCATGAGGAGTTTATCGTAGCTGTACAAAAACATGAAGTTGACATAATGGCAGTTAATGAGACTTGGTTGAGACCAGACGAAGAGGGCTGCGCCCCGGTTGTGCCTGGCTATAGCTTGAATCATATGCCACGACCTGCATCCACTAAGCGCGAACGTGGAGGAGGAGTCGGGTTTTACATTAAGCGTGGTATCTCAGCACACTTACTCAATCACCCGGCTACTACAAATGTGGAGCAAATGTGGCttagtgtaaaaataaacagtaaggTCATCATAATAGGCACAGCGTATAGACCCCAGTGGCTAAACCCGCAAACCTTTATTGACGCCTTAACCGAAACGTTTGGTtcacttaaatattatgatagtattatattggttggtgattttaatatagattatctcAACAAAAATTCAATAGGGTTTGCAGCGTTGGCTAATTTTCTTTCGTTTACTGGTCTAACTCAACATATAACCGAACCTACTCATTCTACGGCGGGCGCAAATACCTTGCTCGACTTATTTTGTACTGACACACTTAACATTCAGACTAATGTAGACCACATATCCGACCTTAGCCACCATGCATTCATAACCGGTATTCTTAACATTAAAGTAGAAAAATCCCGACCACTTAAAATAACTACTAGGAGCTTAAAAACCATCAATAGAGAATTACTTAGTGCATACCTAGAAAATATAGATTGGGATTTTCTAGCTGGGCTAGAAAACGTCAATGACTTAGTTACTGAGTTTACAGGTGTTATTATTGAAGTCTTTGATCTAATAGCTCCCATAAAGATGAAGAACGTAAATGAGCAACATTATCCTTggattacagataatataaaattaatgatgaatTTACGTAACGAAGCTCATACACAGGCTAAGCTCTCGAATAATCAGGTTCATagggaatattataaaatgttaaaaaaaatagtagaggAAACGATGCAAAATGAAAAGaaagtttacataaaaatatttattaacaattacgcGAAAAATTCCCCCATCATGtggaaaaatttgaaaaaacatgttagaattaaaagtaaaaaaactttgcaattaCCGGAAAAATTTAATGATCCGGAGTCAATTAATACGTTCTTTCTGAATATTCCCGGGTCACAAAATGCACCATTATCTGCCAtttcatattttgatatacattcatttaatgaagacttgaattttaaattaaagctaGTAAGCGAAGAAATGGTCTTAAAGGAGCTGCATAGTTTAAAATCAAATGCCATAGGGAGGGACGGCATATCTCTGGATATGATATTATTGACTATTCCCTATACACTCAGAATTATAACGAGCATAATAAACAAATCCATAATGACTCATATATTTCCTGACATGTGGAAAGAGTCAGTAATTCGACCTATCCCCAAGAATAATAACCCTGTTAGCTTAAAAGATCTTCGACCTATAAGCATTCTACCATGTCTCTCTAAGGTTCTTGAAAAGATAGTATGTCGTCAATTAACAGAATATCTAGAATTAAATCGAATACTACCTGAAGAGCAGTCTGGGTTTAGAAAAGGTCGCAGCACAACTACCGCTCTGGCCTGTGTTGTTGACGACATACTTACAGCTCAAGACGAAGGAAAAGGCACTTTTCTCGTTATGCTAGATTACTCCCGCGCATTTGACTGTATTAATATTCCTCTGCTATTGTCCAAGTTAAAATATTACGGTTTTGATCATACATCTCTAAACTGGTTTTCCAGTTACCTTAATGATAGAAAACAGAGAGTTGAATTGAAGTGTGAAGATGGGAGGCCTTTAATCTCAGGCTGCTCCACAGTTAAAAGAGGAGTGCCACAAGGCTCAATTCTAGGCCcacttctttttatattatacagctcGGACATTACGAAGTGTATTAAACATTGCAATTATCAAATATATGCCGATGATGTTCAGCTGTATATTTCCTTTAAACCTTCAGAGACAGACAACGCGCTAGAAAAGCTTAATGAAGATCTTAGTAATATCTCAAACTGGTCTGAGTCTAATACATTAGTGCTGAATCcaagtaaaactaaatatatgttaCTGGGTACtcctaatcaaattaaaaaaatatctgttaaaACCCTCAACATACAAATTAAGGGTGAAAATATTCAGAGAGTTTCTGAAGCAAAAAATCTGGGTGTCTTAATGGACGAGAATCTACGCTTTGAAAACTACTATTCTGAAATTGTCCGCAATTGCTATTACCGTTTAAAGATTCTGTATCGTATCCGTGACTCACTGAGTACTGATTTGCGTATTACATTGTGTGAGAGTTTGGTTATGTCTAAGCTGAATTACGCTGATGCAATTACAGGACCAAGACTACTTGCAAGAACTAAAAACGTAATACAACGTGTTCAAAATGCTTGCGCTCGATATTGTTTTCACATACCCCCTCGCACTCACGTCACgccatttttgaataattctgGTTGTTTAAAGATGGAAAGCCGTAGAAAATTACATTTagcaacacttttatttggcattataaaaaataaggaacCCTTGTACCTTTACAAAAAACTACGATGGGCGAGAGACGAAAATACCTCGTATGGTACCAGGGCGACCACATACATGCTCAGACAGCATAAGCACAGCTCCGCTAGTTTTCGAGGCAGTTTCCGGTACTCCGCAAGCAAAATCTGGAACAACTTGCCACCGCCTATCCGTAGCCtgcaaaacattaataattttaaaacaaaattcaagaCCCATCTGCTAAATTTACAAAAGCAGACATAGATCTagtgtatacataatttatagtaGGTACTACTTGTATATACTAGGTAggtacttttttctttattattattattattatttttttattattatttatttatttaatgttactaaactcaactaatttttctaattcaacaaccttttaaatattacgtataGTATACctaggtatttaatatataattattttttaatttgattaactacTTGCCTATCGGTTATGGCCATCTTGCAATATGGAAGTTGCTCCTTACTTGAACACGGATGCCGGATTGCCTCGACTCGCCTATGATGTTTCACTCCctgaaaatacatacaaaaatacgattacaatattaatatgcatatttcaaatcaaataatatataacacaaacagattctttgactaaaaataagttgataattaaattttatatataattaacagatatactaaataaaataatacataacataccTTACAGTAGCACAGGACATTTGCATTATGTGTTGCTGAATATCGTTTAGTgtataaatatggaataattttCTCAATTAACCTATGGTAGTTCTTTTATGTTGCTTTTACTATGTTTGTTGTtcactttttattgttttttacaattaatgtaagcaaataaaattactttaaggtAGTAATAACACGTCACAGAATAAGTAACATAATAGGTTTATAATGACGCAACGTGACGCAATCTACACGGGCGTGCGGTGACGATCACACTGACGTCGACGGTGTTCCGTTATGTCCACGGACCACGTCCACGTTGCGGCCGCGCACCCCCCGCCCCGCGCGTTTAAGTTGATACTGTCATTGCGTGGCTACAAGGGAGACAGCTGAAAATCAGCAGAGGGATAAAAATCCCTCATAGCCTGAGCTGTCTCCTTTTGACTGCACacaagttttatattcattatatatatttttttattcgttattattatatctttctttgtttatgttttttttttttttttatatcaattttttcttcatatgtgtgtatgtcaataaatgttttttctttcttctttctttctttctaattataaaacaaattaatatatatttacaaataatatttacactCATTCTTTGCCACGGGGCCGCTCgcacagtccactctgaaaacagagaaagactgggggcgacccgtggcatgccctccgcgtcagtcttagctgtggccggcgagcaagctcaagccggccccgttgcccagggtgcgccacgaggaggcgactgacatgtgccccaacctaacctaacctttttttttttttttttttgttttactacgaggaaatgcatttacgcattccgcccggtcgaaaggggggaccgggacggatatgtgggactcccggggcagaaggccccgtcctacccactaaaacctcataggatttccgccttcgccgcaaggcggcaggactacgggaacgcacgtggctcaccaccgcggcccTGCCAGCGGCCGTCGCTGTATAGAGGCGACTCGTCTCGAAGGCGTGCCATGATGTTGCGGCACGCTTCCGTCTCCGCCTCCgtcagaaccgtgacggactcccccgagtccgccactggaggctaggCGGCAGCGggtgtaaaggtccgctgccgactacgctatgtcacgtccgggttgtgcggcggcggatataaaggtccgccgccgctgtgtCAAGTCAGGTCAAAGCAACCGGCCTAGATGGTCGCGGCGTCGTCGACCAGGTCTCCGTCGACGCAACGGGAGGGAGTTGgtgtcgtcctcccgctgtctttcagccttctccttggcggacattacgacctcgctgaaggttcgtaatgccgcccacgccTCTTCGCTCGCGACAATTTTGCGCACTAAGGCCGGAAGCGAGATGTCTCCTCCAATAGCCGTGAACAGGGCTGGGCACTCTACGCGCGTGTgttcggccgtgtccacggcttcGTTGCCACAATGGTGGCACGTCGTTGTCGGCTATCTACCGACCACGTCACAAAGGTATTTACCCAAGCACCCGTGGCCGGTCaggagctgcgtcaggtggtatGAGAGTGGGCCGTGTttgcgctcgacccactctctcaGAACGGGCCGAATGGCCGCCACGAGATCCCCACCGGCATCCGAAACTCGCAGCCGTTCCCtcccagtggcgtagctatcgtagggccaggtggtgcagtgcaccagggccccggagttcagagGGCCCTCTAAAccaaaccttaagcttctgaagctagaaaatcacgaacctgtgcacaagatttcttatttggtatctatacttttaaagggtaattatttgttaaagagagatggaaaagagggggtgggggcccgattctttttctgtgcaccggggcccttgctcatctagctacgccactgttcCCTCCACTTCTCCATGAGGCGATGTCGGGCCTCCTGCCTCCACTGCAGGACTTGGGGTGAGTTCCCCTCCGCTCTTACAGCCTTGGcccgccagtagacgctcgagttgatctcggcctcgaggtcccatggcgggcttgcGGACAGCAGACAGGCTGTGGTGTAGGACACCGTACGATACGCCCGAGCCGCTCTGAGCGCCATCacccgctgcggacgtcgcagcgaAGCGACGTTGCGGGCGCTTAGCGCGTCCGCCCATATCGgcgcaccgtacagcgccatcgagcGCACCACTCCGATGTAAAGGCGTCTCGCTGGATTGCCTGGCCCTCCAATGTTGGGCAAAATGCGCCCGagcgctccggctgcagccaccagtctcggggccaagcgccggaagtgctcctcgaacttccacctgccatcgaggacgagtctcaggtacttcatcgtcgacccgatggtgatggaagttccgccgatGGTTATCGCCGCTCCCTGAGGTGGCGCGTTCCGAGGTCCATGAAAAACAAGAACCTCGGATTTGTGTAAGGCCACCTCGAGGCCCAGAGCGCGGATGCGGTGGACTGCATGCGCCACTCCGGCCGTGGCGAGATAGGTCGCCTCGCGATGGGTTTTaccgcgggccgacacgagggtgtcaTCGGCGTAACACGtcacgctgaccccccgcaGAGTGGCCCCGCGTAGCACCTAGTCgtacccgatgttccacagCAACGGACCCAAAacagagccctgtggaacaccgcacgTCATCCTCTTCCTTCTCCAACCCTCCTTTGTCGGGTAAGCGACTGCTCTGCCCGCGAAGTAGTCGGCGATGATCTGCCGAAGGTATGGGGGCACTCTATGGTACCGCAAGGCCACCATTACCGTCTCCCAGGGCAGGGTGTTAAAGGCGTTGGAAATATCCAAGGACACAGCCATCAGTACCCCACCTTGAGAGACCTCCTGCTCTGCGAGATCCCTCAAGCTCGCTATAGCGTCGAGGGTCGAGCCACCTGGGCGGAAGCCGAACTGTCGCTCGCTCAGTCCCGGCTCCATGCTTGCGACAAGGCGGGCTGCAATAATGCGCTCAAAAAGCTTGCTCGCCTCGTCGAGCAGCACTATAGGGCGGTAGGCCGACTGCTGATCGGGCGGTCGTCCGTCCTTGCGGATTAGGACGAGCCTACCCGTTTTCCACCTGTCGGGGAACCTACCCTGCGCAAGACACTCGGAGAAGAGGTGCCTGACGCTCTCGCCCATCTCGCCAAGAGCTATGGCTAGAGCACGtcctggaatgccgtcgggcCCCGGGGCTGTCCTTTTAGACCCGAGCTTGACGACAGCAGCACATAATTCCGCCTCGGTGACGGGGGACGCCTGATCGAGTTGTCGTGATCGTTGAGAGGCGCCATCGAAGGTGGTATAAATTCTCCCCGCTCCGAAAAGAGAGCACCGACGACACTCTCCAGGACGTCTGGCTGAAGGGTGCTGGTGAGTGGAGGAGCCAAGGGTCGGAGCTTCTGCCTCACCAACCGGTACGGTCTGCCCCACGGATCGGCGTCGAGGGTCGCCAGCCATTCACGCCATGCCTCCTCCTTAGCACGGGATATGGCTTTCTGCAGGGTGACGCAGGCTTCTCTGTAGGCGGTGTAAAGGGCCGCCTCCAGATTGTGGTCACGGACTCTTCTCCTCCTGCACCGTGCGTACTGGCGGCGAGCAGCCACACAGGCTCTGCGCAGTTGGCGGAGTTCCGGCTGCCACCAGTACACTCGTCGACGCGGCGGGAGCGGTTTGGCCCGCGGCATCGCAGCGTCGCAGACGCGGGACAGCGCACTGCCGAGTCGAGCAGCCTCTCGGTCGACTTGCACCACAGAGTCAGGAGCGGTCCCCCAGCTTTCGACGATCGCCGCCTCTTTTGCCAGCTGACTATCGAGAGGACTTAGCTTCCAGCGAGGGCCACTCGACTGACCGACAGTGGCATGGGCGGAAACgggaaccgcggagacatcaAACCGGATGTATCGGTGGTCTCCACCTCCGTCTCCACCCTCCAGCctcgaacacggcgggctagggcgtTGGACGCAAACGTGATGTCGACGATTGATTCGCCCTgttgccgcacgcacgtgctctctGATCCGCTGTTCATGGGGGTGAGTCCCAGCGACACGGCCCACTCCTCCAACGCCTCGCCCCTGACATCCGTCacaggggaaccccaagccgttgATTTGGCATTGAAGTCAAAAAGATTAGTATCGACAAAGATGTATTTCACTCTAAAAGCATTTGTATTAGAAACATTAAAGCTATTGACTGGAATGAGTTGGATAGGAATCTAGCGTTAATTAATTGGGAGTGCATTGCTGAACTTGAAAATGTTAATGATATGGTGgaggaatttaacaaaatagtgCTTCGTGTTTATAATACTTTAGCACCTCTTAAATGTATTAGCATCAAAAATCGGCAATACCCGTGGATCACCGCTACCATCAAGTTTATGATGAAACTTAGGGACAGTGCGCACACACgtgcaactaaaaataaaagcgaTGTTCATCTCAGTTActataaacaattaaagaatTTAGTGAATCAggcaataaaaaatgaaaaaaaggcaTACTTTGATATgtatgtgaataaaaatatcaaaaattctcGGCTCTTATGGacgcatataaaatataatgtaaatatcaatAGGAAATGTGACATGCAGCTACCAGAACAATTACGTgatcctaataaaataaataccttttttcTAACGGTTCCTGGCAAAAACTTTGTTCTCCAATCGGATATTGATTTCTTTCTAACGCATAAATTTggacattcaatatttaatataaatgttgttacAGAGACTGACATATTCAGACATATCAAGTCATTGCATACTAACGCCATCGGATCTGATGGCATCTCACTTGATATGTTATTACCTACGCTtccttattcaattcaattaattacaaaaatcataACGACTAGTATTTATCCTAATCAATGGCATAAGTCCATAATTAAGCCCATACCAAAGAACAGTAACCCTACAGAACTAAAGGATTTACGCCCTATTAGCATCCTGCCCTGTTTGTCTAAAGTTCTTGAGAAAGTAGTTTGCAATCAATTAAGGGACTATCTCGAACTGAACAATATTTTGCCTTCAGAACAATCTGGGTTTAGAAAGAAAAGGAGTACTACAACCGCATTAGCTTATGTAGTGGACGATATCCTATCTGCTCAGGACAGGGGGGAGGCGACTATCCTTGTGCTTCTCGATTACTCGCGAGCTTTTGATACCATAAACACCACTctattactttcaaaattagCATACTATGGTTTTAGCTCAGAAGCTGTAGAGTGGTTCAAAAGTTATATGTCCGATCGCACTCAATATGTAGAAATAGGACGTGAGGATGGTAATGCTGATAAATCTGTCTGTAGCCAGGTAAACAGGGGCGTAACGCAGGGATCCATCTTGGGCcctattctttttataatctacatatCAGACATAGTAAACAAAATAGAGAATTGTAAATTTCAGATGTACGCGGAcgatatacaattgtatatatcatttaaaccaAGTGAGATAAGTTTAGCTTTGCACAAGCTTGGGCAGGACTTAGACCGTATCTCCAAATGGTCGGAGTCAAACACTTTGACTATAAATGCGGCCAAGACAAAATACATGATTTTTGGCACAGATCGACAAATACAATTAGTTAACATTTATAACCCTAAAGTAGAGATAAGAGGTGAACATATTGAAAGGGTAACCGAGGCACGTAATCTAGGTGTACTAATGGACGAAAGGCTTCGCtttgaaaatcatataaataatatatctaaaacttgtttttatagattaaaGATCCTTTATCGTATAAGAGACTCAATTTCAACGAATGTCCGTATCAAACTATGCGAGGCCTTAATTTTGTCTAAGTTTAACTACGCTGACGCAGTTATAGGGCCCCGCTTACTTGCACGACTAAAAAGGTAATACAGCGAGTGCAGAATGCATGCGCACGGTACTGTTTCAATATTCCACCTCGTACTCATGTTACGCCTTTTCTAAATAGtgccaatattttaaaaatgaattatcgtAGACAACTACACTTTGCATCGTTACTTTTTGGTGTTATTAAATATCAGATTCCTCCTTACCTATACCACAAACTACAATGGTTAAAAAGGAACAGTAATGAACATGTCACGCGAGCGTCACTGTTTATGCTAAAAATGCCCCAGCACAGAACTGCAGCGTTCCGAGGCAGCTTCAGGTATAACGCCACCAAGTGCTGGAATGATCTTCCACCTCCTTTGCGGGACCTGAAaacaatttcaacatttaaaagtaaatataaacaatacttgctagataaacaaaaaactgaATGAGGATACTAGatactcatttattattattattattattttttttttttttttttttaaataattgttctattatgagtatgtatatatatatatatatatatatatatatatatatgtatatatgttatgttatagtaTGTACTCGTGTGTAGGtattcagtatttaaaaattgatataaattatgaaaataaattttaacagaatgtaattattataatacactaAGTATGTTTAGTTACTTTAGGAATACGATTAATAGTAAGAGTAGGTACCTGTCTGTTTGCGGCCCGATAGCACTTGGAATGAGTCATACCAGCGCTCGGTGACcggttgttgttattattgtagTTTCAAACACCATCTCCGActccaatttattattttttttgtattggatattaaatattatacttccaCAGGTTTAAATTTTCTTGGCGTTAACTTTCTGTCTAACATTAGTATTCTCCgtatagtattgtttttgatcacTTACACTCGAGAgcctagaatataaataaataaaaagtaaaggactTGCACCagagaaatataatacaactgAAAAGCCGAAGTTATGATCTTATCATATgtaatccaaaaaatatttaccattgcgatgtctgtttttctttttttttttcccTATTACTTGTCAttgttgctattttatttttaattacaagttgTGCCTATAATAAacgatgattataattatttagtgcgGACGAGCAGTACGCACGACAGCTCAGCGCTAGAGGTGACGCTCAGACTGAGAGTGAGATGGAACATTAAGTctacattgttattgttatatataatttttttctctaaCATTAAAATTGCCGTTTAGTTGCTTCTATCTCATGTAGATATCTCACTCGCACAGCGTTCTGCTAGgactgtttattgttattattgttatcattttattattttttttttttaattactcttgttatattattgtaa from Vanessa cardui chromosome W, ilVanCard2.1, whole genome shotgun sequence carries:
- the LOC124542774 gene encoding uncharacterized protein LOC124542774, which produces MVAVIHGVKYIFVDTNLFDFNAKSTAWGSPVTDVRGEALEEWAVSLGLTPMNSGSESTPPCSRLEGGDGGGDHRYIRFDVSAVPVSAHATVGQSSGPRWKLSPLDSQLAKEAAIVESWGTAPDSVVQVDREAARLGSALSRVCDAAMPRAKPLPPRRRVYWWQPELRQLRRACVAARRQYARCRRRRVRDHNLEAALYTAYREACVTLQKAISRAKEEAWREWLATLDADPWGRPYRLVRQKLRPLAPPLTSTLQPDVLESVVGALFSERGEFIPPSMAPLNDHDNSIRRPPSPRRNYVLLSSSSGLKGQPRGPTAFQDVL